The Candidatus Neomarinimicrobiota bacterium DNA segment TCCAATTTCACACTGTTCTTCCCGAACAGCTTTATACTCCATGGAAGGGAATACTTCTTCTTTGAAAGGAAGTCTTTCTTCCTCACTTTTAGCGATAAAAGCCAGACGGACATCATTCTTATCTCCGCCAATTTCAAAAACCCACGCATCATCGGGGATCTCTTCAAGAGAGGAGCGGGATGTGGCATACAATTTGATGAAAAGACCTGATTTTGCCAGTTTTTTCACATCTTCCAGGGATATTTTTCCCCAGCGTTCATACCAGGTTTCCATTTCAGAGAGTTCTGACAAACGTTGGGTTAATGTGGACCGGAGTTCATCAATTTCCAGGATATCATCGATCACTTCCCTGGCAGTTTTTCCCCGGGGTTTGCCCGGCTTTTCCGTATCAGGAATAAGCCGAATTGCTTTTTCCGCTCTGTTCAGCTTTTCCTCAATACGACTGATGTCTTCACTGATGACGGATTGTGGAATATTTATATGAACCACTCCCATCTTGCGCAGGGTTTTCAGGGCGGTATCCCTGTCCCTCCGACTTACCAGAAGTGTTACTTTTTGCATGGGTACGATCATAGTCGGTATTCAGGTCTTATACGCCAACAGACGTTTCAGACCGCTTCCTCCATCTTTTTCTTTTCCAGTTTGGATTTGGCAATCTTCCCCCGGACAACCGAAGCTGTTTGCTGATCTCCCAGGAAAATCCTGATTTTTCGGATATTTTCCCGGGTTTGGGGAATCAAAATTTTATCAAACAGATTGATACGCTGAACTGTTGTGTGAAGCTCTTCCTGGATGATTTCTTCCTGCTGTTTCAGAATATCAATTTCAGCATTCATGGCGACAAATGTCTTGATCGTTTCAATACCTTCATCCACCCAGAAAGGATATTCCATGAGGTCGTAATCCACATCTTCAAAGGTTATGCCTTTAAAAAGCGGGATATCTGATCCGGCAATATTACCTGGCTCGGTCTCAATTTCCAGGAGTGAAAAAAGAGAACCAATATTCACATCCTCTCCAAAAACAGCCACCCATTTTTCCAGTTGGGTTTTCATGGATTTATACTGCTTTTTCAGTTTTTCTATCTCATCCTGAATCCGCCGTATCTCCGATAACAACTGCTGTTTTTTTAATTCAAGCGTCGGAAGGTACCGGGTATACCGTTTCAGAGCATCCTTTTGCTTTTTGAATTCATTTTTTGTCAGTTTTATCTTTGCCATAAATCTTTATGAGTGATGAGTAATAAGTGTTGAGTTGGAGTTCTGAGTATTGAATCAGAGACACTACGCGGTATGGACATCACTTCATCCATTTATCTCCTCTTTCAGGTTTTTATGCCGTCGCGAAAAGCCTCCGGATTTACACCTTCATTCCTCTCAACGATTTCTCAGCTACTTCCTCTCTTTTATAGTCTTTTTTCAGTCTTTTTATCTTTACCCTTTTCTTTCTCCCCCTCACTCTGTTTTTCATTATTTTCTTCCCCTTTCGGCCAGAATTCTTTTACCAGTTCGGTTCTGAATCCGGTCTCATCGGGTGTAAAGCATTCTGCGAGAGTTTTCCACCCGTTATCCAGGGCTTCTTCCAGGGGGACATTCACTTTCAGATTCATCATGCGGTCTTCAAAAAGTTTTCCGTATTTCAAAAGTTTCCTGTCCCATTCCGTCATCCGGAACCCCATAGAGCGTTTTTCTTCTGTTTCCTGATATTGGGCGTAGAGTTGGATCATACCGTCCATAATCGCCCTGTGGTCTTTCCGGGTTTTATCGTTCACCTGTTGTTTCAGACGGCTTAGGGAACCAAAGGGTTCAATCCGGCCGTTCCGCAGATAAAACTGTCCTTCCGTAATATATCCCGTATTATCAGGGACAGGGTGAGTCACATCATCGCCGGGCATGGTAGTTACGGCCAGGATGGTAATTGAGCCGGCGTCATCAAAGTCCACGGCTTTTTCATACCGGGCTGCAAGCTGGCTGTAAAGATCGCCGGGATAACCGCGGTTTGACGGAACCTGTTCCATAGTAATGGCAATTTCTTTCAGGGCATCGGCATAGTTGGTCATATCCGTCAGTAAAACAAGGACATCTTTACCGTCGAGGGCAAAGCGTTCAGCGACGGCCAGGGAAAGGTCAGGCACCATAAGTCCTTCCACAACCGGATCCGATGCCGTATGGACAAAAAAGACGGACCGATTCAGGGCTCCGCCCTTTTCCAGTTCATCCCGAAAGTACATATACTCATCGAATTTGAGTCCGATACCACCCAGGATAATCATATCCACTTCGGCCTGAAGGGCTATCCGGGCCAGAAGTTCATTATAAGGTTCCCCGGAAACGGAAAAGATGGGAAGTTTCTGGGATACAACCAGTGAATTAAACACATCAATCATGGGGATATTCGTCCGGATCATCCGGTCCGGAATAATACGTTTCGCCGGATTCACAGAGGGGCCGGCAATTTCAATCATATTTTCCGTCAGGGCCGGGCCTTTGTCCCGGGGCTGGCCGCTTCCGTCAAAAATCCGTCCCAGCATATTTTCAGAATAAGCAACCCGCATAGGGTGTCCCAGAAAACGGACCTCATCATCGGTGGAAACACCCTTGCTTCCTGCAAAGACCTGGAGGGATACAATATCCTCATCTATTTTAATCACTTGCGCCAGTGTTTTACCACGGGATGTTGTTACTTCCGCCAGTTCTTCATACGAAATACCTTCCGCGCGGACTGTAATCACATTACCGATAACACTGAGTATTCTATTGTAAACTTTTTTCATTCTTTACATCTCCTCCTACGCTGCGGTCTTTTCCGCCCGTGCCTTTTTCAGATGTTTGTCAATTTCTTTTTCCTGGGTTTTAAATTCTTCCTTATCCATGGGGGTATAATTCCAGTCAATAATCAACTGCCTGAGAACATTAAAGAATTTCCGGGCTTCATCCTTATTGTTAAACTCGTAGGAATCCAACAGAATGTGATGAATTTTATGAAAGACATATTCCTGCCGTTCCGCAGTGCAGGCAGCGTCCACAGGGTCAAATCCATCCTGCTGGAGGTAGACCGCATCCAGGAACTCACCTTTCAGATAAACGACAAAATCATCCAGGGATGTTCCTTCTTCGCCGACAACCATCATCATCTGGTGGACTTCATTGCCCCGACGGAGAACATCGTGAGCTTCCTCGACTTTTTCAGGGGGAATGATCCCCTTGTATTTGCTCCAACTGTCCAGGGGATCGATGGCAGGATAGCGCCGGGCATCGGAACGGGCTCTGGACAGCCCGTGAAAAGCCCCAACCACTTTTAATGTGGCCTGGGTTACCGGTTCTTCAAAATTCCCTCCGGCAGGACTCACCGTACCGCCGATTGTCATACTCCCATAGGATCCGTCCGGTAGTTCCACAAAACCGGCCCGTTCATAAAATTCGGCAATTCGTGATTCAAGATATGCCGGAAAGGCTTCTTCGCCGGGAATCTCTTCCAGCCGTCCGGAGACCTCCCGCATCGCCTGAGCCCAACGGGATGTGGAATCCGCTAAAATAAGGACATCCAATCCCATTTGGCGATAATATTCACCGATCGTTGCGGCAGTAT contains these protein-coding regions:
- a CDS encoding V-type ATP synthase subunit D — its product is MAKIKLTKNEFKKQKDALKRYTRYLPTLELKKQQLLSEIRRIQDEIEKLKKQYKSMKTQLEKWVAVFGEDVNIGSLFSLLEIETEPGNIAGSDIPLFKGITFEDVDYDLMEYPFWVDEGIETIKTFVAMNAEIDILKQQEEIIQEELHTTVQRINLFDKILIPQTRENIRKIRIFLGDQQTASVVRGKIAKSKLEKKKMEEAV
- a CDS encoding V-type ATP synthase subunit B; translation: MKKVYNRILSVIGNVITVRAEGISYEELAEVTTSRGKTLAQVIKIDEDIVSLQVFAGSKGVSTDDEVRFLGHPMRVAYSENMLGRIFDGSGQPRDKGPALTENMIEIAGPSVNPAKRIIPDRMIRTNIPMIDVFNSLVVSQKLPIFSVSGEPYNELLARIALQAEVDMIILGGIGLKFDEYMYFRDELEKGGALNRSVFFVHTASDPVVEGLMVPDLSLAVAERFALDGKDVLVLLTDMTNYADALKEIAITMEQVPSNRGYPGDLYSQLAARYEKAVDFDDAGSITILAVTTMPGDDVTHPVPDNTGYITEGQFYLRNGRIEPFGSLSRLKQQVNDKTRKDHRAIMDGMIQLYAQYQETEEKRSMGFRMTEWDRKLLKYGKLFEDRMMNLKVNVPLEEALDNGWKTLAECFTPDETGFRTELVKEFWPKGEENNEKQSEGEKEKGKDKKTEKRL